From a single Sediminibacterium sp. KACHI17 genomic region:
- the corA gene encoding magnesium/cobalt transporter CorA: MTGAKYLKYLNPLSLFDTKRTRDIFHVNPTVIPERIEASEIKVKVYDYNASSFSETQLTDIKECFAYRDNDHISWINVDGIRKADVEAICHHFGIHYLIVEDIMSVSQRPKMDEMDNVLFCLLNMLYFNEQTGAVETEQISIILGKGFVLSFQEDAGRDVFNPIRDKLKLNGSKLRVSGADYLCYALLDMIVDNYYLVMEKLGDRIELLEEKIIRGSNTRTLAVINSLRKELIVLKRNVSPVRELINGFIRSESDLLEERTTKYFKDVYDHILQANDLAENYRDMMMNLQDLYLSNVNLKTNEVMKVMAIVTCLLAPATVIGGIFGMNFDRIPYIHHQYGFFIAVGLMLIVPVWMLVAFKRRGWF, from the coding sequence ATGACCGGTGCCAAATACCTTAAATACTTAAACCCTTTATCACTGTTTGATACCAAGCGTACAAGGGATATTTTTCATGTGAATCCTACTGTTATTCCTGAGCGTATCGAAGCCAGTGAGATCAAGGTGAAAGTATATGATTATAATGCTTCATCATTTTCGGAGACACAATTAACTGATATCAAGGAATGTTTTGCCTATCGTGATAACGATCATATCTCCTGGATCAATGTAGATGGTATTCGCAAGGCAGATGTGGAAGCTATTTGTCATCATTTCGGCATACACTATCTGATCGTTGAAGATATCATGAGTGTGAGTCAGCGTCCTAAAATGGATGAGATGGACAATGTGCTGTTTTGTTTACTGAATATGTTGTATTTCAATGAACAAACCGGGGCTGTAGAAACAGAGCAGATCAGTATCATTTTAGGGAAAGGGTTTGTACTGTCTTTTCAGGAAGATGCAGGAAGAGATGTATTCAATCCGATTCGCGATAAGCTAAAACTCAATGGTAGCAAGCTTCGCGTGAGTGGTGCTGATTATCTCTGTTATGCTTTGTTGGATATGATCGTTGATAATTACTATTTAGTGATGGAGAAGCTGGGAGATCGTATCGAGTTATTGGAAGAAAAAATTATTCGCGGCAGTAATACGCGCACATTGGCTGTGATCAACAGTTTGCGGAAAGAGCTCATTGTATTGAAACGAAATGTGAGTCCGGTTCGTGAGCTCATCAATGGTTTTATCAGAAGTGAAAGTGATCTGTTGGAAGAAAGAACTACTAAATATTTTAAGGATGTATATGATCATATCCTGCAAGCAAATGACTTGGCAGAGAACTATCGTGATATGATGATGAACTTACAAGATCTTTATCTCAGTAATGTGAATTTGAAGACCAATGAAGTGATGAAGGTGATGGCCATCGTAACCTGTTTACTGGCACCGGCTACTGTTATTGGTGGCATCTTTGGTATGAACTTCGATCGTATTCCTTATATCCACCATCAATACGGCTTTTTCATCGCCGTAGGTCTCATGCTCATCGTTCCTGTTTGGATGTTGGTGGCGTTTAAGAGAAGAGGTTGGTTTTAG
- a CDS encoding MATE family efflux transporter: protein MTNTSINHTPKKGFFSYFREALNSEHQDFTQGSIRKAVFMLAIPMILEMCMESVFAVVDIFFVSKLGAGAAATVGLTESCLTLIYSVAIGLSMAATAMVARRVGEKNPEGAAKAGAQALLLSFAISILISIVGIFYASDVLALMGADASVVAMGTDYTRIMLVGNLVIMLLFLINGIFRGAGDAAMAMKSLWLANICNIILCPILIDQFGLTGAAMATTTGRGIGVLYQLYHLFNGKNIIRIVRKHFIPNKEILSSIANIASTGTLQFIIGSASWIAMARIVSGFGSDAVAGYTIAIRLLIFFIMPAWGLSNAAATLVGQNLGAQLPDRAEQSVWKTARYNAIFMAFVSVLFVVGAEFFVGLISHDPAVTKTAVTALRIVSLGYIFYGVGMVMINAFNGAGDSRTPTWINLFWFWVFQIPFALLLSKVFNMGTTGVFIAIVTTETCITITSVILFKRGKWKLVKV, encoded by the coding sequence ATGACGAATACTAGCATTAATCATACGCCCAAAAAGGGCTTTTTCAGCTATTTCCGTGAAGCACTCAATAGCGAACATCAGGATTTTACACAAGGCAGCATCCGCAAAGCAGTTTTCATGCTGGCCATACCCATGATCCTTGAAATGTGCATGGAGTCAGTATTTGCGGTGGTAGATATTTTCTTTGTAAGCAAACTCGGTGCCGGCGCAGCTGCTACTGTAGGGCTCACAGAATCTTGTCTCACCCTTATTTATTCCGTTGCCATTGGTTTAAGCATGGCGGCTACAGCCATGGTGGCCAGAAGGGTCGGAGAAAAAAATCCCGAAGGCGCCGCCAAGGCAGGAGCTCAAGCATTATTATTATCCTTTGCTATTTCGATACTCATCAGTATCGTCGGCATTTTTTATGCATCTGATGTACTGGCTCTCATGGGTGCTGATGCTTCTGTTGTAGCAATGGGTACCGATTATACCCGCATCATGTTAGTGGGTAATCTGGTGATCATGTTACTGTTCCTTATCAATGGTATCTTTCGTGGCGCAGGTGATGCAGCAATGGCCATGAAAAGTTTATGGCTCGCCAATATTTGTAACATCATCCTATGTCCGATACTGATCGATCAGTTTGGCTTAACAGGTGCGGCGATGGCCACTACTACCGGTAGAGGTATTGGTGTATTGTATCAGCTCTATCATTTATTCAATGGAAAAAATATCATACGCATTGTTCGTAAACATTTTATTCCGAATAAAGAGATCCTTTCTTCGATCGCCAATATCGCATCAACAGGAACCTTACAATTCATCATCGGATCCGCCAGCTGGATCGCTATGGCCAGAATAGTTTCCGGCTTTGGTAGCGATGCAGTTGCAGGTTATACCATCGCAATTCGATTGCTCATCTTCTTCATCATGCCGGCATGGGGATTGAGTAATGCAGCTGCAACATTGGTCGGACAAAATCTCGGCGCACAACTTCCTGATCGGGCAGAACAATCTGTTTGGAAAACGGCTCGATACAATGCAATATTCATGGCATTTGTGTCCGTACTCTTTGTAGTGGGTGCTGAATTTTTTGTGGGATTGATCTCTCATGATCCGGCCGTTACTAAAACAGCCGTCACAGCATTACGCATTGTAAGCTTGGGATACATTTTTTATGGTGTTGGAATGGTCATGATCAATGCCTTCAATGGCGCTGGTGACAGCAGAACACCTACCTGGATCAACTTATTCTGGTTCTGGGTATTTCAAATTCCATTCGCCCTACTATTGTCCAAAGTATTCAATATGGGAACCACCGGCGTTTTCATCGCCATCGTAACCACAGAAACCTGTATCACCATTACAAGCGTGATACTGTTCAAAAGAGGGAAATGGAAGTTGGTGAAAGTATAG